The genomic DNA AACGGTCATGTTTGAAGACACGTCGACCCGGCCATGATGTTCAATATCGCCACCATGATGGTGCAACTGTTCCAACAGATCGTCTTCTTCCGGCACTGGCTCAAGATCAACCATCGACAGATTGCAGCGCTCGGCAAACGTCCCGTCCTCGTCCAGCACATAGGCAACACCGCCGGACATACCGGCAGCAAAATTGCGGCCTGTCGGACCCAGCACTGCCACCACGCCGCCTGTCATATACTCACAGCCGTGATCACCAACGCCTTCAACAACCGCGACCGCCCCGGAATTGCGCACCGCAAAGCGCTCACCGGCAATGCCGCGGAAATAGGCTTCCCCTTCCACCGCGCCATACAGCACGGTATTTCCGACAATGATCGATTCCTCAGGAACAATCCTGGCATTTTCAGACGGCCGCACGACAATGCGTCCTCCACACAACCCTTTGCCGACATAATCATTAGCGTCCCCTTGCAGATCCAGAGAGACACCACGCGAGACAAACGCCCCGAAAGACTGGCCGGCCGTCCCTTTAAAACGGATCGAGATCGTATCGTCCGGGAGACCCTTCATGCCGTAACGCTTGGCGACTTCGCCGCTCAGCATCGCGCCAACAGACCGGTTGAGACTGCGTATTTCCGAGGTAATCGTCACCGGTGTCTTGTTTTCCAGCGCGGGCATGGCTTCGGCAATCAGTTTTCTGTCCAGGACATCATTGATCGGATGGTTCTGCAGCTGGGTGTGGCGAATGTCATCGGCCCCGGCCTCGGGTTTGAAGAACAGGCCGGCAAATTCCAGTCCCTCACTTTTGCCATGGGCGATAACACGGTCCTGCTCCAGCCATTGAGTCTGTCCGACCAGTTCATCAAACCTGCGCAGGCCCATGGAAGCCATAAGGTGGCGCACTTCTTCAGCCACATAGAAGAAGAAATTGATCACATGCTCAGGTGTGCCGCGGAACCGCTTGCGCAGAACCGGGTCCTGCGTGGCGACGCCGACAGGACAGGTGTTGAGATGGCATTTGCGCATCATCAGACAACCGGCCGCAATCAGCGGTGCGGTGGCAAAACCAAACTCATCGGCCCCCAACAGCGCGCCGACCACAACATCGCGGCCGGTTCGCAAACCGCCATCGACCTGCAGCGCAATTCGCGAACGCAAACCGTTCAGGACAAGCGTTTGTTGGGTTTCCGCAAGCCCCAGTTCCCACGGGCTGCCGGCATGTTTCAGCGAGGTCAGCGGAGACGCACCGGTACCGCCTTCAAACCCGGAAATGGTGATGTGATCAGCCCGCGCCTTGGCGACGCCGGCAGCAACCGTGCCAACGCCCACTTCGGAGACCAGCTTGACAGAGACATCAGCCGCCGGATTGACATTCTTCAGATCGAAAATCAGCTGTGCCAGATCCTCGATGGAGTAGATATCATGATGCGGCGGCGGCGAAATCAGTCCGACACCGGGAGTGGAATGCCGCACCTTGGCAATCACGGCATCGACCTTGTGGCCGGGAAGCTGTCCGCCTTCGCCCGGCTTGGCTCCCTGCGCGACCTTGATCTGCATCATGTCGGAGTTCACCAGATATTCCGTTGTGACGCCAAACCGGCCTGATGCAACCTGCTTGATCGCAGAGCGTTTCGGATTCGGCCGCCCATCGGGAAGCGGATTGAAGCGCTCCGGCTCTTCACCGCCTTCGCCGGTGTTCGACTTGCCGCCAATCCGGTTCATTGCAATAGCCAGAGTCGAATGGGCTTCAGCGCTGATTGAGCCAAAGGACATGGCACCTGTGGAAAAGCGCTTCACAATCTGTGCAGCCGGTTCCACTTCGTCAATTGAAATCGCCTCGTCGGCCAGCTTGATATCGAACAGGCCGCGCAACGTCATCAAGGCCTCGGACTGATCATTCACGGTCGCCGCATAGTCCTGGTAGTCAGCCCAGCTTTCGCCGCGCACCGCATGTTGCAGTCTGGCCACCGCGTCCGGCGTCCAGACATGGGCCTCGCCGCGCACGCGATACATATACTCACCGCCGACATCCAGCGAACTGCGCAGCACAGGATCATCACTGAAGGCGCCCTGATGCCGGGAAATGGTCTCTTCCGAAACCTCTTTCAGCCCGACCCCCTCGATCTGGGTGGCAGTGCCAAAGAAGAACCGCTTGACGAATGTCGATCTCAGACCGACCGCATCGAAAATCTGTGCGCCGCAATAGGACTGATAGGTTGAGATGCCCATTTTGGACATCACTTTCAAAATTCCCTTGTCGATCGATTTGATATAGCGCGCGACCACTTCCCCGGCATCAACAACGTCTGGAAAGTCTCCGCGTGTATGCATATCCGACAGAGTTTCAAATGCCAGATAGGGGTTGATCGCCTCAGCGCCATAGCCTGCCAGCACGCAGAAATGATGCACTTCGCGCGCTTCACCGGTTTCCACCACAAGGCCGACCGAAGTGCGAAGCCCTTTGCGGATGAGATGGTGATGCACCGCCGCCGTAGCCAGCAAAGCCGGAATCGCAATCCGCTCCTCGCCGATCAGACGATCCGACAGGATGATGATATTATAGCCGGTCTGCACCGCCCGCTCGGCGCGTTCGCCAAGCCGGTCCAGCGCCGCTTCCATGCCGATGGCACCCTTTTCGGCTCCATAAGTTATGTCGAGGGTCTGGGTTTGAAACTGATTATCGCCGATATCGCCGATCGCGCGGATTTTCTCCAGATCATCATTGGCCAGAATTGGCTGGCGCACTTCCAACCGTTTGCGCTCCGACTGGCCTTCCAGATCAAACAGATTTGGCCGGGGTCCGATAAAGGAGACCAGGCTCATGACAATTTCTTCACGAATCGGATCAATCGGCGGATTGGTGACCTGAGCGAAGTTCTGCTTGAAATAAGTGTAGAGCAATTTGGATTTTGCGCTGAGCGCCGAAATCGGCGTATCGGTTCCCATTGACCCCAGGGCTTCCTGCCCGGTGGTTGCCATCGGAGACATCAACAGCTTCAGATCTTCCTGCGTGTAGCCAAAGGCCTGTTGCCGGTCCAGAAGGCTGGCATGAGAGCGCGGTGCCCTTGCGCCGACTTGCGGCAGATCTTCCAGAACAATCTGCGTGCGTGCAAGCCATTCGCGGTAAGGATTTGCATTGGCAATGCGGGCTTTCAACTCGTCATCAGATACAATGCGGCCTTCCTCAAGATCGATCAGCAGCATTTTACCTGGCTGCAACCGCCATTTCTGCACAATTCTCGACTCTTCGATTGGCAGAACCCCCACCTCGGACGCCATGATGACACAGCCATCATCGGTCACCACATAGCGCGCAGGGCGCAGTCCGTTACGGTCCAGTGTTGCGGCGATCTGCCGTCCATCGGTAAAGGCAATCGCCGCCGGACCGTCCCAGGGCTCCATCATGGCCGCGTGATATTCGTAAAATGCACGGCGGTCCTCACCCATCAGCGGATTGCCCGCCCAGGCTTCCGGCACCAGCATCATCGCCGCATGGGAAAGCTCATACCCCCCCATGGTGAGGAATTCCAAAGCATTGTCAAAACAAGCCGTGTCGGATTGGCCTTCATAGGAAATCGGCCACAATTTCGGCATTGAGTCACCGAACAGCGGCGATTCCACAGAGGCCTGCCGCGCCGCCATCCAGTTGACATTGCCGCGCAACGTATTGATTTCGCCATTATGCGCCACCATCCGGTAGGGATGGGCAAGACGCCAGGACGGAAATGTGTTGGTTGAAAAGCGCTGATGCACCAGAGCCAGCGCCGATTCAAAGCGCTCGTCTTTCAGATCCCGATAATAGGCGCCAAGCTGATCCGCCAGGAACATGCCCTTATAGACAATGGTGCGCGATGACAGGGACACAATATAGAAGTCGGTGTCTTCAGCTCCGTTATTCGCGTCATAAATCTGGTTTGAAATCATTTTACGCAGCAAAAACAGCTTGCGCTCAAAAGCGGCCTGATCGGTAATTTCCGGCCCGCGTCCAATGAAAACCTGTCTCGAAAATGGTTCTGTTGCAAGCACCTGCCTAGACAGACCGTCATTGTTCACCGGCACATCCCGCCAGCCAAGCACCACCTGGTGGCAACTCGTCACGATAGTTTCAACGATGCGTTCAAAATCCGCGCGTGTCACCTCGTCCTGCGGCATGAACAGAAAGCCGACGGCATAATCACCTGGTTCAGGCAGATCGAAATCACAGACTTCTTTGAACAGGCCATGCGGCATCTGGCTGAGCAGACCAGCCCCGTCGCCCATCAGGGGATCGGCACCAACGGCGCCGCGATGTTCCAGATTTTCCAGAATCTGGATACCATCCTGAATGATTTTGTGGCTGGCACCGCTCTTCATATTGGCGATGAAGCCGACGCCACAGGCGTCATGTTCTTTGGCCGGGTCATACAGACCCTGGGCTGCCGGAATGCCATTGTGGCGAGACCCGGCTTTCAGCCGCCTGGTTGCAGGGGTGCGCGCATCCGTACCGGCCAGGCCGACGGTGTTGAGCAGAGAGAACCTTCTTTGCGTCATAGACAACACTCCAACATTGGGGACTGCATCTGCAGGCGTCCCGTCATAGTCACTTCTAACCCGAACCAGCGGCACGCCTTCATTCGGGTCGCGCTTCCCCGGTCGTCGGGAACGCGGCTCGGGCGAGCGGGCCGGCAGACGCCGATGCTCATGTTCTGGGTCACGCGGCGGTCACCGCCGCTTCTGGCACGCGAACCCGTCCGAGGGTGATACATACACCGACAAACAGGTTGGTCGCTACCAAACTGTGCAGGGCCCCACCGAGTGCCCCCCGGCTCGTCAATGAGAATCCTGCCCGACAACCGACGACGCCCGCTTAAGTGACGTCACCGGCAATTTAGGACAGCAATGCTGTCCAATTACTCCAGAAAATGCCAGAAATGATAACAAAGAGCAAGCCCATAATCACACAGCAAATACGCGCAAGTTTCATTTTTCTGCCCGTTCTTGAAAGGAAACACCTTTATTCCATCGATAAATTTGCAAAACTTGCGCATCAGTGAGCAAAGGCCGCTCACAGCTCCGTGATGTAAATGTGAGCGTTTGTCACGTCTGTTTGATTTTCAATTGACTTCAAACTCGGTCAATCTGCTCCCTGTCAGACAGAAACGGCGTTTATGGCCCGCAAGTCTGCAGTCAATAATTAACCGGTCAATTCACGGAGAACTTCATGTCCGCTTTCACAAAAACCGCCCTTTCTGCCGCTCTGGTCGCTGGCGCAATGGCAACCGCACTGTCCTCTGTCACGATTTCCAGCAACGCTGAAGCCGCATCAGACAGCAAGGAAAAATGCTTCGGCATCGCACTGGCAGGCAAGAATGATTGTGCAGCCGGACCCGGCACAACATGCGCAGGCACATCGAAAGTCGATTACCAGGGAAATTCCTGGAAACTGGTTCCGGCAGGCACTTGCGAAACCATGGAAATTGACGGCGCCCGCAAAGGCTCTCTGGCAGCGTTGACCCGCGACATCCCCTCCTGATTTTTTTGAAAATAGCACTTTCGGCCCGGATCGTGGTACAAGCGGTCCGGGCCGCTGGCCTTTCCAATTGCTAGATTTGAGATCTGAAATGCTCCACGCCGACGCTCCAGCACCAATGGCACCGCCGGTCGAGGCGCGCGTTCCGGACCGCTCCGGTGTGGGTCTGAAAGGTCAGCATTACGCAGACATTCTGGAACAGAAACCGGATCTTGGCTGGTTCGAGATTCACCCCGAAAACTATATGGGGGCCGGAGGGCCGCCGCATCATTATCTTGAACGCATTCGCGAAAATTATCCGCTGTCCTTGCACGGGGTCGGTCTATCAATCGGTGGAGAGGCCGAACTCAATCCAGATCACCTGCGCCGTCTGAAAGAGCTGAATGAGCGTTATCAGCCCGGGCTTTTTTCTGAGCATCTGGCATGGTCAAGCCATGAGAGTCATTTTCTCAATGACCTTTTACCGGTCCCCTACACCGAACAGACGCTTGCCAGAGTGGTCGCGCATATAGACCAAGTGCAGCAGGTCATCGGCCGCCAGATGCTGCTGGAAAATCCATCGCTCTATGTGGCTTTCGACCAGTCCACCATGGGTGAAATCGAGTTTCTCACCCGTGTCGCCGATCAAACCCGGTGCGGGCTGCTGCTTGATGTCAACAATGTCTATGTAAGCGCTACCAATCAGCAATATGATCCGTCAAAATACATCGCCCGGTTTCCGCTGCACATGGTCGGCGAAATTCATCTGGGCGGCCATGCTCCGGACCAGGATGAAACCGGCGCTCCGCTGCTGATCGATGCCCATGACCGGGCTGTCGATAATGCGGTATGGGCGTTGTATGAACGCACCATCATGCTGGGCGGACCGCGTCCCACTCTGATTGAATGGGACAATGATGTGCCGGTGTTCGCGACGCTTCTTGGCGAGGCCCGGCAGGCTGAGGCGATCATGGCACGCAATCCGCTGCTTGGCAGCCGGCATGGTTAGCAACAGTCTGGGTTCGTTCGCCGAGGCTCTTCTGCAGCCCGGCGCGCCGGTACCCGATGGCATCATCAATCCTGATGGCGTTCCTGCAACCAAACGTTTCGATGTCTACCGCAACAATGTGATTGTCAGCCTTGTCGATGCCCTGGCAAGTCGCTATCCGGTTATCAAAACCTTGGTCGGCGATGAGTTTTTTCAGGCCGCCGCCCGTGAATTTGTTATCCATCACCCACCGCAATCACCTGTCATGCTGGCCTATGGCACCGCATTTCCAGGTTTTCTTGATACTTTTCCCCCCGCCGCTTCAGTGCCGTATCTTGGCGATGTTGCACGGCTGGAGAGCGCCCGGCGGTCTGCCTACCATGCCGCCGACGATCCGGTTCTTGACCCCACACGGCTTGAGCAGGTCCCCCCAAACCTGCTTGAACGGCTGACGTTCAGCACTCATGCTTCGCTGGCCCTGATCGCCTCCGACTATGCCATCCTGTCAATCTGGCAGGCCAACAGTCAGGGCATCGGACTGGACGTGCCGGTCGATACACCGCAAATAATCATGATCTGCCGTCCGGCAATGGAAGTTGAGGTTCGCGGCCTGCCGGAAGGAGCATTCGACTTTCTCACGGCTCTTCAAAGCGGTGAGATGCTGGGCGCTGCGGCGCAGGCTGGCCTGTTATCCAGTCCCGCCTTCGACCTGGCCGCCACTTTATCCGGCGCTTTATCGGCGGGCGTCTTTACGGATTTCAAACTGGCACAATCAATCAGGGGCTGACATGAACAATTTCATCAATTCGCTGACACAAATGCACTTGCGTGGCTTTAACGCCATTGAAACGGCGACACAGGACTGGCTGCTCGGCCTTGCGGCACGCCTGGTGTTTGCCGCCACCTTGCTGATCTATTTCTGGAAATCCGCGGCAACCAAACTTGGCGATGGAGTGTTCGGTTTTCTCTCCCCTTCAGATGGGGCCTATATCCAGATTTTCCCGAAAGCTTTTGAAAGCGCCGGCTATGCCAGTTCCGCTCTGGGCGCGCACCATCAGCTGATTGCCATATTGGGAATGTGGGCGGAATTCATTCTCCCGGCGTTGATTGTCGCCGGCCTGTTTACCCGGCTTGCCAGTCTGGCCTTTATCGGCTTTGTCGCAGTCATGACCTTCGTCGATATTTTTGGCCACGCGGTTGATCCGGCAACGATCGGCGCCTGGTTTGACGGCAATCCTTCCTCTCTGATCTCCGATCAGCGGGTGCTGTGGGTATTTTTGCTTCTCGTTCTGGTCATCAAGGGCGGTGGCACGCTGTCACTGGACCAACTCCTGATGCGTGTGCGCAGCCGCTGAGCCACGCTGACTTGAAAAGACGGCTGCCAGCCGCTACAGCACGCTCTGTATTGGATCATTTGACCGGACCTGCCCCATGATGTTTGCAAGCGACAATTGGGCAGGTGCATGTCCGCAGGTTCAACAGGCCCTTGCCCGGCTTGGCCCCGAAGCTGCGCCGGCCTATGGCGCAGATGATCTGACAGCTGCTGTCGATGAGAAACTGTCGGAGATTTTCCAAACACCGGTGAAGAGCCTGATGGTGGCAACCGGATCGGCCGCCAATGCGCTCGGGCTTGCCCATTTCGCAAAACCCGCAGGCATCACCCTTGCCCACAGAAATGCCCATGTGAATGTGGATGAATATAACGGCCCGCAACGCGTCAGCCCCGGCCTGAAAATTCTTGGCCTGAAAGGCCATGCCAGCAAGCTTACACTGCAAGAGCTATCCGGCGTTCTGGCAGCGTTTCCCGGTGGTGTCTCGCGCCAGGGCCGATTGAGCTGCCTCACCCTCACCCAGGCGAGCGAGCTGGGTCAGGCCTATACGTCTAGGGAGATCGCCCAACTCAGCGGCGCGGTGAAGAACATCGGCGTAGGTGTTCATATGGATGGCGCGCGTTTCGCCAATGCGCTGGCCCATCTGGAATGCCCGCCAGCAGATCTGACCTGGAAAGCGGGCATCGATTGCCTGTCCCTTGGTTTTACGAAAAACGGCGCCTGGGCGGCGGATCTGTTGGTTTTTTTCGGCGGCGATGGCGTCGACGAAACCGACTATATCCGCAAGCAGATGGGCCACTATTTTTCAAAACCCCGCTTCATGGCGGCACAGATACTGGCTATGTTGCAGGATGATACGTGGCTTAAAAACGCGGCTCATGCCAATCAGCAGGCGGCAATTCTGGCCACTGCTTTTGCAGCCAGCGACAGGGTCTCTATTCCCCTGTTGCCGCAGTCCAATGAGGTTTTCGCCTATTTCAGCAAGGCTGACATCGACACTCTGCAGCAGGCCGGCGCCAGCTTCTATCCCTGGCCGGATGAGGACATTCCGGAGAATTTGCGGGACCCGGACAGACATTTGATGCGGCTGGTCTGCAGCTTTGCCACGCAACCGGCAGAGGTCGAGACATTTCT from Pararhizobium sp. IMCC3301 includes the following:
- the gltB gene encoding glutamate synthase large subunit, which gives rise to MTQRRFSLLNTVGLAGTDARTPATRRLKAGSRHNGIPAAQGLYDPAKEHDACGVGFIANMKSGASHKIIQDGIQILENLEHRGAVGADPLMGDGAGLLSQMPHGLFKEVCDFDLPEPGDYAVGFLFMPQDEVTRADFERIVETIVTSCHQVVLGWRDVPVNNDGLSRQVLATEPFSRQVFIGRGPEITDQAAFERKLFLLRKMISNQIYDANNGAEDTDFYIVSLSSRTIVYKGMFLADQLGAYYRDLKDERFESALALVHQRFSTNTFPSWRLAHPYRMVAHNGEINTLRGNVNWMAARQASVESPLFGDSMPKLWPISYEGQSDTACFDNALEFLTMGGYELSHAAMMLVPEAWAGNPLMGEDRRAFYEYHAAMMEPWDGPAAIAFTDGRQIAATLDRNGLRPARYVVTDDGCVIMASEVGVLPIEESRIVQKWRLQPGKMLLIDLEEGRIVSDDELKARIANANPYREWLARTQIVLEDLPQVGARAPRSHASLLDRQQAFGYTQEDLKLLMSPMATTGQEALGSMGTDTPISALSAKSKLLYTYFKQNFAQVTNPPIDPIREEIVMSLVSFIGPRPNLFDLEGQSERKRLEVRQPILANDDLEKIRAIGDIGDNQFQTQTLDITYGAEKGAIGMEAALDRLGERAERAVQTGYNIIILSDRLIGEERIAIPALLATAAVHHHLIRKGLRTSVGLVVETGEAREVHHFCVLAGYGAEAINPYLAFETLSDMHTRGDFPDVVDAGEVVARYIKSIDKGILKVMSKMGISTYQSYCGAQIFDAVGLRSTFVKRFFFGTATQIEGVGLKEVSEETISRHQGAFSDDPVLRSSLDVGGEYMYRVRGEAHVWTPDAVARLQHAVRGESWADYQDYAATVNDQSEALMTLRGLFDIKLADEAISIDEVEPAAQIVKRFSTGAMSFGSISAEAHSTLAIAMNRIGGKSNTGEGGEEPERFNPLPDGRPNPKRSAIKQVASGRFGVTTEYLVNSDMMQIKVAQGAKPGEGGQLPGHKVDAVIAKVRHSTPGVGLISPPPHHDIYSIEDLAQLIFDLKNVNPAADVSVKLVSEVGVGTVAAGVAKARADHITISGFEGGTGASPLTSLKHAGSPWELGLAETQQTLVLNGLRSRIALQVDGGLRTGRDVVVGALLGADEFGFATAPLIAAGCLMMRKCHLNTCPVGVATQDPVLRKRFRGTPEHVINFFFYVAEEVRHLMASMGLRRFDELVGQTQWLEQDRVIAHGKSEGLEFAGLFFKPEAGADDIRHTQLQNHPINDVLDRKLIAEAMPALENKTPVTITSEIRSLNRSVGAMLSGEVAKRYGMKGLPDDTISIRFKGTAGQSFGAFVSRGVSLDLQGDANDYVGKGLCGGRIVVRPSENARIVPEESIIVGNTVLYGAVEGEAYFRGIAGERFAVRNSGAVAVVEGVGDHGCEYMTGGVVAVLGPTGRNFAAGMSGGVAYVLDEDGTFAERCNLSMVDLEPVPEEDDLLEQLHHHGGDIEHHGRVDVSSNMTVHDEERLYTLISSHVHYTDSGLGHKILADWDAFRPKFVKVMPVDYRRALLDMEEKRNCGIIRAPV
- a CDS encoding DUF2282 domain-containing protein — translated: MSAFTKTALSAALVAGAMATALSSVTISSNAEAASDSKEKCFGIALAGKNDCAAGPGTTCAGTSKVDYQGNSWKLVPAGTCETMEIDGARKGSLAALTRDIPS
- a CDS encoding DUF692 domain-containing protein translates to MLHADAPAPMAPPVEARVPDRSGVGLKGQHYADILEQKPDLGWFEIHPENYMGAGGPPHHYLERIRENYPLSLHGVGLSIGGEAELNPDHLRRLKELNERYQPGLFSEHLAWSSHESHFLNDLLPVPYTEQTLARVVAHIDQVQQVIGRQMLLENPSLYVAFDQSTMGEIEFLTRVADQTRCGLLLDVNNVYVSATNQQYDPSKYIARFPLHMVGEIHLGGHAPDQDETGAPLLIDAHDRAVDNAVWALYERTIMLGGPRPTLIEWDNDVPVFATLLGEARQAEAIMARNPLLGSRHG
- a CDS encoding DUF2063 domain-containing protein, with amino-acid sequence MVSNSLGSFAEALLQPGAPVPDGIINPDGVPATKRFDVYRNNVIVSLVDALASRYPVIKTLVGDEFFQAAAREFVIHHPPQSPVMLAYGTAFPGFLDTFPPAASVPYLGDVARLESARRSAYHAADDPVLDPTRLEQVPPNLLERLTFSTHASLALIASDYAILSIWQANSQGIGLDVPVDTPQIIMICRPAMEVEVRGLPEGAFDFLTALQSGEMLGAAAQAGLLSSPAFDLAATLSGALSAGVFTDFKLAQSIRG
- a CDS encoding DoxX family protein, with product MNNFINSLTQMHLRGFNAIETATQDWLLGLAARLVFAATLLIYFWKSAATKLGDGVFGFLSPSDGAYIQIFPKAFESAGYASSALGAHHQLIAILGMWAEFILPALIVAGLFTRLASLAFIGFVAVMTFVDIFGHAVDPATIGAWFDGNPSSLISDQRVLWVFLLLVLVIKGGGTLSLDQLLMRVRSR
- a CDS encoding low specificity L-threonine aldolase, with translation MMFASDNWAGACPQVQQALARLGPEAAPAYGADDLTAAVDEKLSEIFQTPVKSLMVATGSAANALGLAHFAKPAGITLAHRNAHVNVDEYNGPQRVSPGLKILGLKGHASKLTLQELSGVLAAFPGGVSRQGRLSCLTLTQASELGQAYTSREIAQLSGAVKNIGVGVHMDGARFANALAHLECPPADLTWKAGIDCLSLGFTKNGAWAADLLVFFGGDGVDETDYIRKQMGHYFSKPRFMAAQILAMLQDDTWLKNAAHANQQAAILATAFAASDRVSIPLLPQSNEVFAYFSKADIDTLQQAGASFYPWPDEDIPENLRDPDRHLMRLVCSFATQPAEVETFLNLLG